CAATTTTTAAAACAAAATAAAGGAATTAGAGAAGCGTCTTCCTCTGTTATTTATCAAGATGTGATTGAGGGAAAAATGGTTGCAGGATTGGTTTATGAAGATATGCAATTTTCATCATATCATTCTAATATTTTGGAAATGGTGTATCCAAAAGAAGGTACTCTTTTCATGGCTTCATCAGTATCTATCGTCAAAGATGCACAGCATAAAAAATTGGCATCCTTATTTATTGACTTTTTATTATCAAAAAGAGTTCAAGAAAATTTTGTGACAACATCAACGAACAGACCAATTAGATCAGATATTAAAGAAAAAAATAATATAAAACCTTTTTCTAGCATTAAATCAATTAATATTGATAATAAAAAGATATTGAAAGAAAGAAAGAACATATATTTTACAAAAATACAAAAGATTAGTTAAGAAAAGATAAAATCACATTAATATAATGATTGATGGTATAATTAAGGCATGATTGCAATAGAAGAAATGAATAAATTGTCTAAAAAAAATTTAGATTTAGTAACAGTAATTTCGGGTGAGGATTTAGGACAATACAGTCAACTAAAAGAAACTTTTCTAAAACAAATCGCATTTAGTAGTGAAGATCTATCATATTCTTATTTTGATATGTCAGAAACTGAGTATGCTGATATTGAGATGGACTTGTTAAGTTTACCTTTCTTTGAAGAGCAAAAAATAATTATATTAGATTTATTTTATGATTTAACAACCGATAAAAGACATTTTCTTGGTGAATCTGAGCTGAAACGTTTTGAGGCATATTTGGAAAAACCTTTGGAATCAAATAGGGTAGTCATTTTTGCACCAGGAAAACTTGATGGAAAACGACGTATTGTTAAATTATTAAAAAGGGATGCAAGTCTCTATGAAGCTAATCCCTTAAAAGATGGAGAATTAAAACAGTACTTTCAAAAAGTGATTAAAGATAAAGGAATGATATTTGAAGATGATGCTTTTGAAAAATTATTAGTCAAATCAAATTTTCAGTTTAATGATATTTCTAAAAATATTTTATTTTTAGAATCATTTGTTGGTCAAAAAAGAATAAGCCATTCAGATATTGACGAAGCAGTTCCTAAAAATTTACATGATAATTTATTTGATCTTAGTCAGTTCATTGTAAATGGAAAAGTTGATGAAGCAAATCAATTGGTTTCAGATTTAAGATTACAAAATGAAGATGATATCAAATTGATTTCTATTATGACTGGTCAATTTCGATTATATTTGCAAGTACAAATATTAAAAAATAAAGGAAAAACTCAACAACAAATGGTAAGTGAGCTTTCAGAATACTTTGGTAGAAAAGTTAATCCTTATCAAATAAAATATGCACTTAGAGATTCTAACAACTTGAGTATTTCATTTTTAAAATCAGCAATTATTCATTTAATAAAAATAGACTTTGACATCAAAAAAGGTGTCTACGAGAAACAATATCTTTTTGATATTACAATGTTAAAAATTGCAACCTTAGCAAAAAATGAGAAAGTTTATTAAAACCTTAACACTAATCAAATCATTTGAAAGCTCAAAAGTTTTGCGATAATATAAAGGTATAAAAACGAAAAGAGGAACGTATTATGGCTATTACTTTACCAGAACTTCCATATGCATATGATGCATTAGAACCACAAATTGATGCAGAAACAATGACATTGCATCATGATAAACATCATGCAACTTATGTTTCAAATGCAAATGCAGCACTTGAAAAACATCCAGAAATTGGAGAAGACTTAGAAAGCTTATTAGCAGATGTTGAGTCAATTCCATCAGATATTCGCCAAGCTGTTATTAATAATGGTGGTGGTCACCTTAATCATGCTTTATTCTGGGAATTACTTTCACCAGAAAAAACAGAAATTACTGAAGATGTTTCTAAAGCTATTGATGAAGCTTTTGGTTCATTTGATGACTTTAAAGAAAAATTTACTGCAGCTGCTACAACTCGTTTCGGTTCAGGATGGGCATGGCTTGTAGTTAACAAAGAAGGTAAATTAGACATTATTTCAACAGCAAACCAAGATTCTCCGTTGCTGCAAGGATTAAAACCAATTTTGGCACTCGATGTTTGGGAACATGCTTACTATTTGAATTATCGTAATGTCCGTCCAAATTATATCAAAGCTTTCTTTGAAATTATTAATTGGAATAAAGTTGCAGAACTTTACAAATCAGCAATTGCTTAAAAAAATTAGCCAATCAAAGAAGATTGGCTTTTTTATTTTCGAATAATATAGAGAAGGGAAAATATATTACAGAAATATTTCTAAAGTATTACAAATATTTCTTTAATGTATTGACAATGCCATAATGCTAGACTATAATAAAGATTAGAGATTAAGTATCAAAGGATTTGAGGAAGTAAAAGTGCAGAAAAGTCGTAAAAAGTTAATTTTAGGAATCTTAGTGTGTTTTATTTTAGGAATTCTTATCTTTTTTCTTTTTGCACTAATGAGTCAGTTTGTTAGTAAACAAGATATAAAAAATAATACAGAAATAAATACCAAACAAAAGGTTGATAATAAATATCAAGGACAAAAAGCAAATCGTAAAATCTTTAAAAAAACAAAGGCTGAAAAAGAAGCTGTAATTCAAGCAGACTTGGATCGTATGAATGCTTTAGGTCTTTATTATGATTATGCTAATCTATCATTAGAAGATACAGTGAAAGCTTATTTATATGAGTTCGGAATTGACCATAGTCAAATTGCTTTCTCTTATGAGAATATAGAGACTGGTCAGACTGCTTCAACGAATGATACAGAAGCAATGACTGCTGGAAGTACTTATAAATTGCCACTGAATATGCTAGTCGTTGATGAAGTAGCGAGGGGAAATTTAAATCTAACCGATCGTTATGATATTACAAACACTAATTATGAAAATTTAGATGAACATAATGCTTACATGGCGCAATTTGACGGGATGATGTCAATACCTGATATGCAAGAATATTCACTTGTATACTCCGAAAATACTCCAGCGTATGCTTTAGGAGACCGATTAGGTGGTATGGATAAAGCCTATAAAAAATTAGGCCGTTATGGTAAGTCAAAGGCAGATATTAAGACAATTCAAAGACAAGGAAATAAAACCACTAGTGATTACTACATTCAAGTTTTAAATTATTTGTGGAAACATAAGAAAAAGTATAAAGATATTCTTTATTATATAGGCGAGTCATTTCCAGGAGAGTATTATAAGACTTATTTACCTGATATAACTATCTATCAAAAACCAGGTTATGTAAGAGAAGCTTTAAATATTGATGCTATTGTAATGGAAAAAACGCCATATTTAATCGCACTGTACACTAGGAATTTAGGTGGCTCAGATGAAAATACTGAAGAGATTAATATTGCAGGTTACAATCAACTTGTAGCTCTAACTTATGTTATCAATGAATGGCATCGAGTTAACCAAAATAAAGTATAACAGACTAAGCATAAATACTTAGTCTGTTTTTCGTTGACTTATTGTTTGTTTTCTTCTTAATTGTTTTTGGTAATGTTTGAGTAGTTTTTTAAATTTTTTGATTGCTTTACGTGTTAGTTGTTTGGATGATTTTCCATTTCGACTGTAGACAGGGTTTGTTTTGTCCTTTTGTTCAAGTAAACTAGGGGCAATAAATGCAATATTGTGATCTATAATAGCATTTTTGATAAGTAAGGGATCATATATATTGACAGGATCCATGTCTAGAGATTTATGGAGGTCATCATTTTGATTTGCATAGTTAAAACTAGCACTATTTATTAAATTATTGCGATTTTCTACTTCATCATCAAGTGCCATCACAAAATGACCAGTACTATCTAAAATAAATTCCGTATGAAAATGTATCAATATTTTATAATTATTTTGAGGAATATTGTCTGAATAAATTGGCTTTAAAACCCCAGTACTTGTCGTCAGTTGACCAATTTTATTATGTAATCTTGAAGATTGGTACAAATCATAATCATCTGGAGTTAATGTTGCAAGGTAGCTTGCTAAAGCATCTGCATCAGTATTTGATTTCTTTTTAAAATGTTTTCTAATCCATTTTTCTTGTTGAAGTGAAATGACATATCTGAATTGATGGATTTTTTGATTAAAAATAGAGTAATGAACAAAGTCATTATCAAGATATGACATCTGAACAAGTGAAGCAATTTGATCCCAAAAGGTATTGGCTGGATCTAAGCGGTCACTAAAATGATTTAGTAACTGTTTGGGATGACTATTTTTGTCGTCCAAGTCTTTTGTGAAACCAGCATAGTTTAGAATTAAATGTAATCTTTTTTGAGCTTCTAAAGGTTGTTTGACTTCTGGTAGTACTGCCCACATTTTTTGAAATCGGTCAGAGCCTATTTGATGAATATTGGAGAGTAGAAGTTGATTATGACTTTTATTATTTACTTTATAATCATTTAAATAGCCTATCTTGATAGCTTGATACGACCAACCATCATTGTATAGCTTTTTGATATCGTTTTTGATTTCCTTTTCAACGGTCAACTTTTCAATGAGGTTTAATGATTTAAAGCCAGAATCTTTATGATTAATAACTTGAATGAGATCAGTATAGGGCTTTGCTTTTTTTTGATCAACTAGTCTTTGTTTCTCAGAAAGAGTACAAAAAATGAAAAAAGCTAAAAAGAGGAGAAATAGAAGAGTTTTACAGAGGGTTGAAATAAATTTCTTCATTATTTAACAAACATGGCATCACCAAAACTAAAGAAGCGATAT
This Streptococcus urinalis 2285-97 DNA region includes the following protein-coding sequences:
- a CDS encoding serine hydrolase, whose product is MQKSRKKLILGILVCFILGILIFFLFALMSQFVSKQDIKNNTEINTKQKVDNKYQGQKANRKIFKKTKAEKEAVIQADLDRMNALGLYYDYANLSLEDTVKAYLYEFGIDHSQIAFSYENIETGQTASTNDTEAMTAGSTYKLPLNMLVVDEVARGNLNLTDRYDITNTNYENLDEHNAYMAQFDGMMSIPDMQEYSLVYSENTPAYALGDRLGGMDKAYKKLGRYGKSKADIKTIQRQGNKTTSDYYIQVLNYLWKHKKKYKDILYYIGESFPGEYYKTYLPDITIYQKPGYVREALNIDAIVMEKTPYLIALYTRNLGGSDENTEEINIAGYNQLVALTYVINEWHRVNQNKV
- the holA gene encoding DNA polymerase III subunit delta, with product MIAIEEMNKLSKKNLDLVTVISGEDLGQYSQLKETFLKQIAFSSEDLSYSYFDMSETEYADIEMDLLSLPFFEEQKIIILDLFYDLTTDKRHFLGESELKRFEAYLEKPLESNRVVIFAPGKLDGKRRIVKLLKRDASLYEANPLKDGELKQYFQKVIKDKGMIFEDDAFEKLLVKSNFQFNDISKNILFLESFVGQKRISHSDIDEAVPKNLHDNLFDLSQFIVNGKVDEANQLVSDLRLQNEDDIKLISIMTGQFRLYLQVQILKNKGKTQQQMVSELSEYFGRKVNPYQIKYALRDSNNLSISFLKSAIIHLIKIDFDIKKGVYEKQYLFDITMLKIATLAKNEKVY
- a CDS encoding DUF3114 domain-containing protein, whose product is MKKFISTLCKTLLFLLFLAFFIFCTLSEKQRLVDQKKAKPYTDLIQVINHKDSGFKSLNLIEKLTVEKEIKNDIKKLYNDGWSYQAIKIGYLNDYKVNNKSHNQLLLSNIHQIGSDRFQKMWAVLPEVKQPLEAQKRLHLILNYAGFTKDLDDKNSHPKQLLNHFSDRLDPANTFWDQIASLVQMSYLDNDFVHYSIFNQKIHQFRYVISLQQEKWIRKHFKKKSNTDADALASYLATLTPDDYDLYQSSRLHNKIGQLTTSTGVLKPIYSDNIPQNNYKILIHFHTEFILDSTGHFVMALDDEVENRNNLINSASFNYANQNDDLHKSLDMDPVNIYDPLLIKNAIIDHNIAFIAPSLLEQKDKTNPVYSRNGKSSKQLTRKAIKKFKKLLKHYQKQLRRKQTISQRKTD
- the sodA gene encoding superoxide dismutase SodA; the protein is MAITLPELPYAYDALEPQIDAETMTLHHDKHHATYVSNANAALEKHPEIGEDLESLLADVESIPSDIRQAVINNGGGHLNHALFWELLSPEKTEITEDVSKAIDEAFGSFDDFKEKFTAAATTRFGSGWAWLVVNKEGKLDIISTANQDSPLLQGLKPILALDVWEHAYYLNYRNVRPNYIKAFFEIINWNKVAELYKSAIA